One genomic segment of Bradyrhizobium prioriisuperbiae includes these proteins:
- a CDS encoding cellulase family glycosylhydrolase, whose translation MIGRDHATWFGKILLAAVVASGFATQGVHAQGAQPLESRLMLGVGTHQGMGGPTSKRGYVPATNIDQIRELGATSFRDDFSWSDFEQPGRRMGFAAPLSRLETQIKSDVAKPVLIFGAGHHLVPNSNPPTTDEARQRFVDYAVAAALSVSHRGPIFELWNEWNIAARKNPDFNAENYLALAQATYPAVKRVMPNAPFIVGAIGDDPDWRWTESLLNGGVLKYADGISIHLYNHCARPQRRTAAEIVERLTAFRHLAAKASGNPNFPIYLTETGWPTSTGKCGVNEQAEADNMAQLILWSSTAASWLKGIWLYELKDSGTNSGELEDNFGLYHFDNSPKPAVCAVRDSWAFIRSSVHAEMAKLSDGVTIIKSASTSGPQVAVWSEDATKRYEIRLKGGTPKVDFDTPCNRSPKPASGAWMTVSSTPLLLTSTDGSVIPDFEIRSAK comes from the coding sequence ATGATCGGACGCGATCACGCGACGTGGTTTGGAAAAATATTGCTGGCTGCAGTCGTCGCGTCTGGCTTCGCTACCCAGGGTGTCCACGCTCAAGGGGCTCAACCGCTGGAGTCCCGCCTGATGCTCGGCGTCGGCACACATCAAGGCATGGGCGGCCCCACCAGCAAACGTGGCTATGTGCCGGCCACCAATATCGATCAAATTCGAGAACTCGGCGCGACCTCGTTTCGTGACGATTTCTCCTGGTCGGATTTCGAACAGCCAGGCCGACGCATGGGCTTCGCGGCCCCCCTGAGCCGGCTCGAAACGCAGATCAAGTCCGACGTGGCCAAGCCGGTTCTGATTTTTGGGGCCGGCCATCACCTGGTCCCAAACTCCAATCCACCGACAACGGACGAGGCGCGTCAACGCTTCGTCGACTATGCTGTCGCGGCCGCGCTGTCGGTCTCCCATCGCGGGCCGATCTTCGAGCTCTGGAATGAGTGGAATATCGCGGCCAGGAAAAACCCCGACTTCAACGCCGAAAATTATCTGGCTTTGGCGCAAGCCACCTACCCCGCCGTCAAACGCGTGATGCCGAATGCCCCATTCATCGTGGGAGCGATTGGCGATGATCCGGACTGGCGCTGGACCGAGAGCCTATTGAACGGCGGGGTCCTGAAGTACGCGGACGGCATCTCGATCCATCTCTATAACCACTGCGCACGCCCACAACGGCGCACGGCGGCCGAGATTGTCGAACGCCTCACGGCATTTCGTCATCTCGCTGCCAAGGCCAGCGGCAACCCGAATTTTCCGATCTATCTGACCGAGACAGGCTGGCCCACCTCGACTGGTAAATGCGGCGTCAATGAGCAGGCTGAGGCGGACAATATGGCCCAGCTGATCCTCTGGAGCTCGACCGCGGCGTCCTGGTTGAAGGGCATTTGGCTCTACGAACTCAAGGACAGCGGGACCAATTCAGGGGAACTCGAAGATAACTTCGGCCTCTACCATTTCGACAATTCGCCGAAGCCTGCGGTTTGCGCGGTACGCGATAGTTGGGCATTCATCCGCTCGAGTGTTCATGCGGAGATGGCGAAACTATCTGATGGTGTTACGATCATCAAAAGCGCTTCGACCTCCGGCCCGCAAGTCGCCGTATGGTCTGAGGACGCAACCAAGCGTTATGAAATTCGCTTGAAGGGAGGCACGCCCAAGGTCGACTTCGACACTCCGTGCAACCGGTCGCCCAAGCCAGCGTCCGGAGCGTGGATGACCGTTTCGAGCACCCCATTGCTGCTGACCAGCACTGATGGATCCGTCATTCCCGATTTCGAGATTCGATCGGCGAAATAG
- a CDS encoding glycosyltransferase family 4 protein — protein sequence MKILFVNTLYPPEIVGGAEVSVSLLAEALVRSGHEVATVCLHKGTDAIISEEKGVRVYRLPIDNIYWPFGHNRKVSALQRLSWHLRDTWNRKAGRRFGAILDVEKPDVVHTNNLTGFSVSVWSEARRRGIRVVHTLRDYSLICKRSTLFKNGETCWKRCAACATMTAPHIYTSHMVDAVASNSQFVLDQHQRLGYFANIPDKVIYNIADTTSLAAPMPTADSDLVFGFIGRVESEKGIDVVLKATELLPDHGWRLKIAGKGVEAYVHDLKTTYTSERIEWLGFAKSRDFYAGVDVCLISSVWPEPLPRTLIESISAGRATICSTAGGIPEISDLSSLIGSYEPRDHHKLAELMNKAIADSSRWKKAQPLQPDFTDKFSPAAIVGGYLELYAGREKAAAK from the coding sequence TTGAAAATACTGTTCGTCAATACTCTCTACCCTCCCGAGATCGTCGGGGGAGCCGAAGTGTCCGTATCGCTGCTCGCGGAGGCGCTGGTTCGCAGCGGCCATGAGGTCGCGACCGTGTGCCTGCACAAGGGCACCGATGCCATCATCAGCGAGGAAAAGGGCGTTCGCGTCTACCGGCTGCCGATCGACAACATCTATTGGCCATTTGGCCACAACCGCAAGGTATCGGCGCTGCAGCGGCTGAGCTGGCATCTTCGTGACACCTGGAACCGCAAGGCCGGCCGTCGTTTCGGTGCGATACTCGACGTCGAGAAGCCGGATGTGGTGCACACCAACAACCTGACCGGGTTTTCAGTCTCGGTATGGTCGGAGGCGCGGCGGCGCGGCATCCGGGTGGTGCACACCCTGCGCGACTACTCGCTGATCTGTAAACGCTCCACGCTGTTCAAGAACGGCGAGACCTGCTGGAAACGATGTGCTGCTTGCGCGACGATGACTGCGCCTCACATCTATACCTCCCACATGGTCGACGCGGTCGCGTCCAACAGCCAGTTTGTTCTCGACCAGCACCAGAGGCTCGGATACTTCGCCAACATCCCCGACAAGGTCATCTACAATATCGCCGACACCACCAGCCTGGCGGCACCGATGCCGACCGCGGACAGCGACCTGGTTTTCGGCTTTATCGGCCGCGTGGAGTCCGAGAAAGGCATCGACGTCGTCCTCAAGGCCACCGAGCTGCTTCCCGATCACGGCTGGCGCCTCAAAATCGCCGGCAAGGGCGTCGAGGCTTACGTTCACGACCTGAAGACCACCTATACAAGCGAGCGGATCGAATGGCTGGGGTTTGCCAAGTCGCGCGACTTCTACGCTGGCGTCGACGTCTGCCTGATCAGCTCCGTATGGCCGGAGCCCCTGCCCCGCACATTGATCGAAAGCATCAGCGCCGGCCGAGCCACTATTTGTTCGACCGCCGGCGGAATTCCGGAAATTTCGGATCTGTCGTCGCTGATCGGTTCTTATGAACCGCGCGATCATCACAAACTGGCGGAGCTCATGAACAAGGCGATCGCCGATTCCTCCCGCTGGAAAAAGGCGCAGCCGCTGCAGCCGGACTTTACCGACAAGTTTTCACCTGCCGCCATCGTCGGCGGATACCTGGAGCTTTATGCCGGCCGGGAAAAGGCCGCGGCAAAGTGA
- a CDS encoding glycosyltransferase family 4 protein, whose protein sequence is MRVLIISSIYPTPDAPRIVGGAEIFARRFAESLLERGDNVEVIRAAPAPGQQTETSDGIQVHSAPVHNIYLPFTQQRSAPMRGVWHAVEDWQQTASLVSERIRAFKPDVMHSNNLSGLTTAVWKAASDLDVPIVHTLHDYYLTCPRCSRFAGGRACVQTCVGCKILTVNRRRAASRINAVVGVSQRILDIHTDLGLFLDTPLRTVIRNAPTIAPMFPDTERSDRTLTLGFIGRLVEEKGIYNLIKAIAAVPSGAVRLLIAGRASEDEQQRIRTMAPAARIEFLGFVAPAEFYKQVDVVVVPSIWEEPGPIVVADAQAAGKPFLGTSFGGIPEAIKNGAAGWLTGSDPDSLAKSILQIVADPQRVKDMAREKTSKWTFSKVVASYRTVFEDVTQVRQAASS, encoded by the coding sequence ATGCGAGTCCTGATTATCAGCTCGATCTATCCGACGCCGGACGCGCCGAGAATTGTCGGTGGGGCGGAGATCTTCGCACGTCGATTCGCAGAGTCCCTGCTGGAGCGAGGCGACAACGTCGAAGTGATCCGCGCGGCCCCTGCCCCCGGCCAGCAGACCGAAACCAGCGACGGCATACAGGTGCATTCGGCACCGGTCCATAACATCTACCTGCCATTCACCCAGCAGCGCAGCGCGCCAATGCGCGGTGTCTGGCATGCGGTGGAAGATTGGCAGCAGACCGCGTCCCTGGTGTCCGAACGCATCCGGGCGTTCAAGCCCGACGTCATGCATTCCAACAATTTGTCGGGGCTGACCACCGCGGTCTGGAAGGCCGCCTCCGATCTCGACGTTCCCATCGTTCACACCCTGCATGACTATTATCTGACCTGCCCGCGCTGCTCGCGGTTTGCCGGCGGGCGGGCCTGCGTGCAAACCTGCGTGGGCTGCAAGATCCTGACGGTCAACCGGCGCAGGGCCGCCAGTCGGATCAACGCCGTCGTCGGCGTCAGTCAGCGCATTCTTGATATTCATACTGATCTCGGCCTTTTCCTCGACACGCCGCTACGCACGGTCATTCGCAATGCGCCCACCATTGCACCGATGTTCCCGGACACCGAACGCTCCGACCGCACCCTCACGCTCGGCTTTATCGGGCGGCTGGTGGAAGAGAAAGGCATCTACAATCTGATCAAGGCCATAGCAGCGGTGCCCAGCGGCGCCGTGCGGCTCCTGATCGCGGGGCGTGCAAGCGAGGACGAACAGCAGCGCATTCGCACTATGGCGCCGGCCGCACGTATCGAATTCCTGGGATTTGTCGCACCCGCCGAGTTCTACAAGCAGGTGGACGTCGTTGTCGTGCCGTCAATCTGGGAAGAGCCGGGTCCAATCGTCGTGGCTGATGCGCAGGCGGCAGGCAAACCGTTTCTTGGCACGAGCTTCGGAGGAATCCCCGAGGCCATCAAGAACGGCGCCGCCGGATGGCTCACCGGATCGGACCCGGACTCGCTGGCCAAAAGCATCCTGCAGATCGTCGCGGACCCGCAGCGGGTGAAAGACATGGCGCGGGAAAAGACCAGCAAATGGACTTTCTCCAAAGTCGTCGCCAGCTATCGCACGGTGTTCGAGGACGTTACGCAGGTCCGCCAGGCGGCCTCGTCGTGA